One window of the Blastocatellia bacterium genome contains the following:
- a CDS encoding cytochrome c oxidase subunit 3, with the protein MIRQQSEQTELGRLAVTSGQLGLWIFLATATMLFAGFTSAYLVRQAGPDWRSIPLPPLLWLNSGVIVASSFSLERGRAHTLARPSAGYLWIVIAWFLGVGFLLGQVFAWKFLADQGVYLPSNPHSSFFYILTGVHGVHVLGGLIALGALLLWRNRMPRSRWEQRLKLCATYWHFMGGLWLYLFVVLFVLG; encoded by the coding sequence GTCACCTCCGGGCAACTGGGGTTGTGGATCTTTCTGGCCACGGCGACCATGCTTTTTGCCGGATTCACGAGCGCCTACCTCGTGCGCCAGGCCGGCCCGGATTGGCGATCCATCCCTTTGCCCCCGTTACTCTGGCTCAATTCCGGGGTGATCGTCGCCAGCAGTTTCAGTTTAGAACGCGGCCGGGCGCACACGCTGGCGCGGCCTTCTGCCGGTTACCTCTGGATCGTCATCGCGTGGTTTTTAGGAGTCGGATTTCTCCTGGGGCAGGTCTTCGCCTGGAAGTTTCTCGCTGATCAAGGCGTTTACCTGCCGAGCAATCCTCACAGCTCGTTCTTCTACATCCTGACGGGCGTTCATGGCGTACACGTCCTCGGCGGCCTGATTGCGCTGGGGGCGCTACTGCTTTGGCGAAATCGCATGCCTCGGTCTCGATGGGAGCAACGCCTGAAACTGTGCGCCACCTACTGGCACTTTATGGGTGGGCTCTGGCTCTATCTTTTCGTCGTGCTCTTCGTTCTGGGATGA